ATGAAATGTATGACTTAATCGAACATGAAGTTAAGGCAAAGAATGAAGTTGAAGAAACTAAAGATGTTATCACTGATGACTTATTCAAAGCCAAAGACATGAATTATACATTGAAAACAGAAATTGAATATGTTCGTGAGAATTACTATATTAATGAATCAGATGTTCAAAGCGTAAGACAGTTTGAAAATGAAATTCAAAATCTTATCTCAGTATATGATGAGATTCTTAAAGAAATGTCTAAGTCGGCTGTTAGATATAGTGAAGTACAAGATAATTTACAATATTTAGAAGATCATGTAAGTGTGATTAATGAAAAGCAAGATAAATTACAAAATCATTTAATTCAATTACGTGAAGACGAAGCTGAGGCAGAAGATAACTTATTGCGCGTACAATCTAAAAAAGAAGAGGTTTATCGACGCTTATTAGCTTCTAACTTAACTAGCGTGCCAGAACGATTCATTATTATGAAGAATGAAATCGATTATGAAGTACGTGAAGTTGATGAACAATTTAGTCAAAGACCAATTCACGTCAAACAATTAAAAGATAAAGTTGCTAAAATCGTCATTCAAATGAATACATTTGAAGATGAAGCGAACGATGTATTAATTAATGCAGTTTATGCTGAAAAGCTAATTCAATATGGTAACAGATACCGTAAAGATCACCAAAGTGTTGATAAAAGCTTAAATGAAGCAGAACGTTTATTTAAAAACAATCGTTATAAGCGTTCTATTGAAATTTCAGAACAAGCACTTGAAAGTGTAGAACCTGGTATTACGAAACATATTGAAGAGCAAGTAATTAAATCATAACGATTTTAATTAATAATAAGACATGGTTTCCATTTAATTGGAAGTCATGTCTTTTATTTTTACAAAAAAATAGTATAATGCATGAGTATGCTTATTTAGAAATGCTTTTTAATAGTTAAATAACGAAAAAATATAATTAAACTGAATAAATAATTACTCATAGTAGTCTAAGTATAGAAATATACTATATCAATGATATTTGACAGTAGTATATAAAATTAGCTAAGTAAAAAATGTAGAAAGTGAAGTGTTATCAGTGATTTATTTAGATAATGCAGCAACAACCAAAGTAGATCCTAGTGTTTTGAATTCCTTTGTAAAGGTAAATGAGACATTTTATTATAATCCTAATAGTCCTCATCAGGCTGGCTTACAAGCAGAAAAATTGTTGCAACAAGCGAAAGAACAAATTAATCAAGCACTAAGATTAAATCACTCATATGATATTATTTTTACAAGTGGTGCTACAGAATCTAATAATATGGCGTTAAAAGGAATAGCTTATCGCAAAAAAGATACAGCCAATGAAATCATAACCTCTGTATTAGAACACCCTTCAGTATTAGAAGTAGTGAGATATTTAGCTGAAAAAGAAGGTTTTGTATTAAAATATGTCAATGTTCAATCAAATGGGCAGATAGATATCGAGCATTTGAAGACCATAATGAATGAACGGGTAGGCCTTGTAACATGTATGTATGTCAATAATATTATGGGGCAGATTCAACCAATACAACAAATTGTCAATGTACTAAAAGATTACCCTAAAGCGCACTTTCATGTAGATGCGGTACAAGCTTTAGGAAAAATACCGTTCAATATAGAAGGTATTGATAGTTTGAGTTTAAGTGGTCATAAATTTAACGGTTTAA
The DNA window shown above is from Staphylococcus sp. M0911 and carries:
- a CDS encoding cysteine desulfurase family protein, which translates into the protein MIYLDNAATTKVDPSVLNSFVKVNETFYYNPNSPHQAGLQAEKLLQQAKEQINQALRLNHSYDIIFTSGATESNNMALKGIAYRKKDTANEIITSVLEHPSVLEVVRYLAEKEGFVLKYVNVQSNGQIDIEHLKTIMNERVGLVTCMYVNNIMGQIQPIQQIVNVLKDYPKAHFHVDAVQALGKIPFNIEGIDSLSLSGHKFNGLKGQGLLITRTAHNIEPIIHGGGQEYGVRSGTINLPMAVSMAKAINNAMKQTDELHQRLSSYQQQIRAMVQTYPGIKINSPEDAAPQIINLGFPGVKGEVLVNAFSKQDIMVSTTSACSSKRGKLNEVLLAMGISDRQIEGSIRISMGQMTTQKDIDNFKDKFEIIYEEVKELLK